The Streptomyces griseiscabiei genome includes a window with the following:
- a CDS encoding VOC family protein, with protein sequence MSEEPVPAVRELRLVVTAADYDAALHFYRDVLGLPERAAFSSHGGRVSILEAGRATLEITDTKHAEYIDEVEVGRRVAGHVRVAFEVDDSTATTAKLAAAGAEVIAEPTRTPWNSLNARLEGPGDLQLTLFTELGDA encoded by the coding sequence GTGTCCGAAGAGCCCGTACCCGCCGTCCGTGAACTCCGGCTGGTCGTCACCGCCGCCGACTACGACGCCGCGCTGCACTTCTACCGCGATGTGCTGGGCCTGCCCGAGCGGGCGGCGTTCTCGTCCCACGGAGGGCGGGTGTCGATCCTGGAGGCGGGCCGGGCGACGCTGGAGATCACCGACACGAAGCACGCGGAGTACATCGACGAGGTGGAGGTCGGCCGCCGGGTGGCCGGTCATGTGCGGGTCGCCTTCGAGGTGGACGACTCGACCGCGACCACGGCGAAGCTGGCCGCGGCCGGCGCCGAGGTGATCGCCGAGCCGACCCGCACCCCCTGGAACTCGCTCAACGCCCGCCTCGAAGGCCCCGGCGACCTCCAGCTGACCCTGTTCACGGAACTCGGCGACGCCTGA
- the argG gene encoding argininosuccinate synthase, which produces MSKVLTSLPAGERVGIAFSGGLDTSVAVAWMRDKGAVPCTYTADIGQYDEPDIASVPGRAKTYGAEIARLVDCRAALVEEGLAALTCGAFHIRSGGRAYFNTTPLGRAVTGTLLVRAMLEDDVQIWGDGSTFKGNDIERFYRYGLLANPHLRIYKPWLDADFVTELGGRKEMSEWLVAHQLPYRDSTEKAYSTDANIWGATHEAKTLEHLDTGLETVEPIMGVRFWDPSVEIATEDVTIGFDQGRPVTINGKEFASAVDLVMEANAIGGRHGLGMSDQIENRIIEAKSRGIYEAPGMALLHAAYERLVNAVHNEDTLAQYHSEGRRLGRLMYEGRWLDPQALMIRESLQRWVGSAVTGEVTLRLRRGEDYSILDTTGPHFSYHPDKLSMERTEDAAFGPVDRIGQLTMRNLDIADSRAKLEQYSVLGLIGSGSPAIGAAQAAATGLIGQLPEGGAEAIASRGATTGSDDDELLDRAAMEFGTD; this is translated from the coding sequence ATGTCCAAGGTCCTCACCTCTCTTCCGGCCGGCGAGCGCGTCGGCATCGCCTTCTCGGGCGGGCTCGACACCTCGGTCGCCGTCGCGTGGATGCGCGACAAGGGTGCTGTCCCGTGCACCTACACGGCTGACATCGGCCAGTACGACGAGCCCGACATCGCCTCGGTGCCCGGCCGCGCGAAGACCTACGGTGCCGAGATCGCGCGCCTGGTCGACTGCCGGGCCGCGCTGGTCGAGGAGGGCCTCGCCGCGCTGACCTGCGGCGCGTTCCACATCCGTTCCGGCGGGCGGGCGTACTTCAACACGACCCCCCTCGGCCGTGCCGTCACCGGCACGCTGCTGGTCCGGGCGATGCTGGAGGACGACGTCCAGATCTGGGGCGACGGCTCGACCTTCAAGGGCAACGACATCGAGCGGTTCTACCGCTACGGCCTGCTGGCCAACCCGCACCTGCGCATCTACAAGCCCTGGCTCGACGCCGACTTCGTCACCGAGCTGGGCGGCCGCAAGGAGATGTCCGAGTGGCTGGTCGCGCACCAGCTGCCGTACCGGGACTCCACGGAGAAGGCGTACTCCACCGACGCCAACATCTGGGGCGCCACCCACGAGGCCAAGACCCTGGAGCACCTGGACACCGGTCTGGAGACCGTCGAGCCGATCATGGGCGTCCGGTTCTGGGACCCGTCGGTCGAGATCGCCACCGAGGACGTGACGATCGGCTTCGACCAGGGCCGCCCGGTGACGATCAACGGCAAGGAGTTCGCCTCCGCCGTCGACCTGGTCATGGAGGCCAACGCCATCGGCGGCCGGCACGGTCTCGGTATGTCCGACCAGATCGAGAACCGCATCATCGAGGCCAAGAGCCGCGGCATCTACGAGGCCCCGGGCATGGCCCTGCTGCACGCCGCGTACGAGCGCCTCGTCAACGCCGTCCACAACGAGGACACCCTCGCCCAGTACCACTCCGAGGGCCGTCGCCTCGGCCGGCTGATGTACGAGGGCCGCTGGCTGGACCCGCAGGCCCTGATGATCCGGGAGTCCCTGCAGCGCTGGGTCGGCTCCGCGGTCACCGGCGAGGTCACGCTGCGGCTGCGGCGCGGCGAGGACTACTCGATCCTCGACACCACCGGCCCGCACTTCAGCTACCACCCGGACAAGCTCTCCATGGAGCGCACCGAGGACGCCGCGTTCGGCCCCGTCGACCGCATCGGCCAGCTGACCATGCGCAACCTCGACATCGCCGACTCCCGCGCCAAGCTGGAGCAGTACTCGGTGCTCGGCCTCATCGGCTCCGGCAGCCCCGCGATCGGCGCGGCCCAGGCCGCCGCGACCGGCCTCATCGGGCAGCTCCCGGAGGGCGGCGCCGAGGCCATCGCCTCCCGCGGCGCGACCACCGGCTCCGACGACGACGAGCTGCTGGACCGCGCGGCGATGGAGTTCGGCACGGACTGA